In one Desulfotomaculum sp. genomic region, the following are encoded:
- the deoC gene encoding deoxyribose-phosphate aldolase, whose product MTRNQMAEIIDHTLLKATASERDILLLCEEARLYGFGYVCVNPCWVKKASAELSGTKTRICTVIGFPLGATTTPVKLSEAVEAVQNGCSGVDLVINLGALKSGSYRQAEGEIKAVADAVSACRKDAHVKVIIETCYLSSQEKKTACLIARDAGARFVKTSTGFGSAGATVEDVALMKSVIGQEMGIKAAGGIKTLAQAIALVEAGATRLGTSSGIAIIKEMDAAQ is encoded by the coding sequence CTGACAAGAAATCAAATGGCTGAAATCATCGACCATACTCTTCTGAAAGCGACGGCCTCTGAAAGAGACATCCTGCTGCTGTGTGAAGAAGCAAGATTATACGGATTCGGGTATGTATGCGTAAATCCTTGCTGGGTTAAAAAAGCTTCGGCAGAACTGTCAGGTACAAAAACACGGATCTGCACAGTAATCGGCTTCCCATTAGGCGCAACAACGACTCCGGTTAAGCTCAGCGAGGCAGTTGAAGCTGTGCAAAACGGCTGCTCCGGGGTAGATCTGGTCATCAACCTGGGAGCGCTGAAAAGCGGATCTTACAGGCAGGCTGAAGGTGAAATAAAAGCTGTTGCCGATGCCGTATCGGCCTGCCGCAAAGACGCACATGTGAAAGTAATCATCGAGACCTGCTACCTAAGCAGCCAGGAGAAAAAGACCGCCTGCCTCATCGCCCGGGATGCCGGCGCGCGCTTTGTCAAGACAAGCACGGGGTTCGGCAGCGCCGGCGCTACTGTGGAAGACGTTGCGCTGATGAAAAGCGTGATTGGGCAGGAAATGGGCATCAAGGCTGCCGGGGGGATAAAGACGCTTGCCCAGGCTATCGCTCTGGTAGAAGCCGGGGCAACG